In Candidatus Zixiibacteriota bacterium, one DNA window encodes the following:
- a CDS encoding transposase: EAGRSFFDPSMQLKVLFFAYCDGVRSCRAIAKHIRYDIRYRYFCGSRTRGLSITQVYIRSCSRNPVSVA, from the coding sequence GTGAAGCAGGTCGTTCATTTTTTGATCCTTCGATGCAGCTGAAGGTGCTGTTTTTCGCTTACTGTGATGGAGTTCGCAGTTGTCGAGCGATCGCGAAGCATATCCGTTATGACATACGATACCGTTATTTTTGCGGCAGTCGCACTCGTGGACTGAGTATCACTCAGGTCTATATCAGGTCATGCTCCCGGAATCCCGTGAGCGTGGCCTGA